The following proteins are encoded in a genomic region of Nicotiana sylvestris chromosome 4, ASM39365v2, whole genome shotgun sequence:
- the LOC138890595 gene encoding uncharacterized protein, translating to MDIGIRWGALTKNKAQELEGRLLAMGAWRSSGDANTMWSTTADCIRKAEREVLGISSGRTGGHKGDWWWNAVVQSTVEAKKAAYLQFVGSTGEEEKRANSERYKVARKEGKMAVMEAKATIFARLYEELGNKGGEKKLFRLAKDIVLGELRNADSPHELSYYGDIEVDEVMEAMRKMRRGRATGPDEIPVELWRWVGRPSLEWLTGLFNVIFKTNRMPVEWRWRLTHPEDESSRDEDVEMDERAYKDG from the exons atggacattggtattaggtggggcgccttgactaaaaataaagctcaggagttggaaggaaggttattggcaatgggagcttggagaagtagtggggacgcaaacactatgtggtcgacgacggctgACTGTATAAGGAAGGCGgagagagaggtgttagggatatcttcgggccgcaccggtggccacaaaggagactggtggtggaatgcagttgtccaaagtacagtggaagcgaagaaggcggCGTACCTGCAGTTCGTAGGGAGTACtggagaggaggagaagagagcgaacagtgagagatataaggtagctaggaaggaggggAAGATGGCAGTAATGGAGGCTAAGGCGACAatttttgctcgtctgtatgaggaactagggaacaaaggaggggagaagaagttattccgactcgctaag GATATTGtgctaggtgaattgaggaatgccgacagtccccatgaattaagttattatggggacattgaggtcgatgaggtcatggaggcaatgcgtaagatgaggaggggcagagctaccgggccagacgaaattccggttgagcttTGGAGGTGGGTGGGTAGACCaagcttggaatggcttactgggttgttcaatgttatattcaagactaatagaatgcctgtagagtggaggtgga gactcacacatccagaagatgaaagtagcagagatgaggatgttgagatggatgagcgggcatacaaggatggatag